TCGAGTCGGCGCGGACGATCCTCATGACGGCACGTGGCGAAGCGGAGTGATGGCATGAACGCGCCGCCGGTATCCGCCGCGGCGGAGACGGCGACGGTCGCCCCGGCGCGGCGGCGGCGCGGCCGGGTCCGGCGCGGCGGAGTGTGGATTCCGCTGAGCATCGTGCTGGTCTACGTGCTGGTCGCGCTGGTGGCGCCCGTCCTGATCGGGTACGACCACGTGGCGACGTCCGTCGTGGACCGCCTGCTGCCGCCCGGCGCGAGCACGTCGAGTGGGACTACCGCCTGGCTGGGCACCGACGGCCTGGGCCGCGACATCGCCGCGCAGATCGTGTATGGCGCACGGACGTCCCTTCTCGTCGCGACCGTGGCGGTGACGCTCTCGGCGGTCGTCGGGATGATCGTCGGCGCCGTGGCCGGCCTGATCGGGGGCTGGCTCGACGTGGTGCTGTCCCGGCTGATCGACGTCCTGCTCACGTTCCCCGGTGTGCTGCTGGCGATTGTCATCGCTGGTCTCTTCTCCCGCGGCCTGCTGACGGTCGTCATCGCGCTGTCGGTCACGGCCTGGACACCATTCGCACGGGTCGCCCGCAACGTCACGCTCAGCGTCAAGGAGCGTGAGTGGGTCAGCGCGGCCCGGCTGATGGGCATCCGCCGGCCGGCCATGCTGGTCCGGCACATCCTGCCGTTCGTCGTCCCGCCGATGGTGGCGATGGCGACGGTGGAGTTCGCGCTCGTCGTCCTCGCCGAGGCGGGCCTGAGCTTCCTCGGCATCGGGCTGCCGGCCTCCGTGCCCTCCTGGGGACAGACGGTGGCCAACGGCAAGGAGTACCTCGACACCGCCTGGTGGATTTCCGCGTCCCCCGGAATCGCATTGTTCGTGCTCGTCGTCAGCGTCGGGCTCCTCGGTGACCAACTGTCCGCGCGGCTCGGCCGGACCGGGCGGTCGACCACTTCATGAACCCCACCCCACCAGCACGGATTGGAGTTGCCATGAAAGCCTTCGTACGAAGCGCGCTGGCGGCCGTCGCCGTCGCCGCCACCCTGTCCGCCTGCACCACCACGAGCGGCGACACGGACCCGGAGGCGGCCGGGTCGATCGTCGTCAGCGGCACGTATCCGATCGAGTCGATCGACCCGCACAGCGCGGAGGGCGGCGCGTCCGGCAAGGACCTGATCGGCCAGGAGATATTCGGCCGGCTCACCCGGCCCGACCCGCAGGGCAAGATCATCGCTGACCTGGCGACCGAGTGGTCCGCCGACGCCACCGCCACCTCCTGGACGTTCACGCTGCGCAGCGGGGTGACCTTCTCCGACGGCTCCGCGCTCACCACCGACGACGTGGTGGCCTCGTTCCGCCGGATGCTGGGCGGCGACAGCCCGGCCGCCTCGAACTTCACCGGTGCCAGCATCGAATCATCCGGGCCGGACAAGGTCGTCATCAAGACGGCCAAGCCCGACGCCGCGCTGCCGAGCAAGCTGGTCACGTTCTTCGTCCTGCCGAAGACGGTCGCCCAGAAGGACGTTGCCTTCTTCAAGGCCCCGGTGGGCTCGGGTCCGTTCACCGTCAAGTCGTTCACCCCGGGCGAGACGATCGTGCTGGCCGCCAATGACAAGTACTGGGGCGGCAAGCCGAAGCTCGAAACGATCACCATCCGCTCGATCCCGGAGATCGCGGCCCGGTTGACCGCCCTGCGCACCGGCGAGGTCGACCTCGTCTGGGGAGTACCGAACGATCAGTTGGCGGACCTGAAGGCGGACAGCGACCTCAAGACCGAGGCGGTCGCCACCAACCAGGTCTACACGATGTGGTTCAACTCCTCGATCCCGGCGCTGAAAACCGCGGCCGTGCGCAACGCGCTGTGGAAGGCGGTCGACTTCAACACGATCATCAAGAGCCTCTACCCGGAGACCGGCGCGCTCGCCGACGCCCCGGTCGCGCCGACCGTGTTCGGCTACAGCCCGCAGCAGCCCAAGACGTACGACCCGGCGGCGGCCAAGGCCGAGCTCACGTCGGCCAATTTCGACTTCAGCAAACCGCTGCGCCTACAGTTCGCCAACCCCGAGTTCCGCCCGTTCAACCAGGCGGTCGTCTCCGACCTGTCGAAGATCGGCGTCAAAATCGAGCTGCTGGAGAAGGAACAGGCCGTCTTCATCAAGGATCTGATCGCCCTCGACTGGGACGTCAACTTCCAGATGCTCGGCACGGCCGGCTTCGACGCCGCGTCGAACCTGGGCCGGCTCTACACCTGCGCGGCCAAGCGCAACGGCTACTGCAACCCGCAGCTCGACGAACTGCTCGCCAAGGCGGGGAGCACCGGCGACGAGGGCGAGCGGAAGACGGCGTACGCGGCGGCCAGCAAGATCATTTGGGATGACGCGGTCGGCATGTACCCGATGACCGTGCGGACCGCGTACGTCTGGAACAAGCGCCTCCAGGACTTCACCCTGGACGCCGGCGGTTACCCCGACTTCGCCAAGGCCACGGTGAGCCAGTCGTGACACAGGGCGCGGATTCCTACCGGGCGGCGCAGCGGCGCCTGGCCCGGGGCTGGAACACCTGGGACACCCGCAGCCTGCTCACCCAGGCGCTGCTACCCGAAGGGCTCGCGGTCACGCTCGGCCTCAAGGAGTACTACCGGGGCAACGACCTGCAGCGCGTCCAGATCGGGCGGCGGGAACCCGACGCGGAAGAGGTGACCCTCGGCCCGCACGCGGTCGACGGCGGCTACACCGCGGTGACCGTGCGCTGGCGCGACATCGAGGTGCTGGTGGAGAGCGCACACGCCGGCGCCGACCTCGTCGTCCTCGCCACGCCGCAGGCCAACCAGGCCCAGCCGGCGACGCTGACCGTCTCCGTGGCACTGCTGTGGAACCGTCCGGGCACGGTCTGGCGGGTTGGCGCCAACGTCGTCGCCGACCTGCCAGACCGCCCCGGACCGATCGGCGTCCACGGCACCGCCCCGCAGGTCGACGACCCGCACGTCGACCTGACCGGGCCGTACCTCGCGATGCGGCTGGACGGCCCGGTCGGCGTGTCGACCGGCACGCCGCGGGAACTCGACGAGATCCGGCGGCTGGTCGACCTCGCCCGGGTACCGCCGGCCGCGCGCGACGACGCCGACGCCATGCATCGAGAACTCGTGCGCGACGCGATCGCCTGGAACACCATCTACGAGCCGGCACACGACCGGGTGGTGACCACGGTCAGCCGGCTGTGGAACGTCGGCAAGCGCGGCGGGTACGCCCTGTTCTGCTGGGACAACTACTTCAACGCGCTGCTCGCCGGCACGTTCAGCAAGGACCTGGCATACGCCAACGCGGTGGAGATGACCCGGGAACTCACGCCGGACGGCTTCGTGCCCAACGTGGCCCAGGGCACCGGCCGGCGTACGCTCGACGGCTCCCAACCCCCGGTCGGGTCGATGGCGTCGTGGCAGCTCTATCTGCGCTTCGGCGACCGGTGGTTCCTCGAGGAGGTCTTCGACGGCCTGCTGAGCTGGAACCGGTGGTGGTGGCGGGTCCGCCGGCACGGCGACCTGCTCTGCCTCGGCTCTACCGCGTTCCAGCCGGAATGGCCGTCGCCGCAGGACATTCCCCGCATCGACCAGCACTTCGGGGCCACCTGCGAGAGCGGCTGCGACGACCACCCGATCTTCGCCGACATCCCGTACGACCGCTCGGTCGGCCTGATGCTGGCCCACGACGTCAGCCTCAACAGCGAGTACGCCATGGACTGCGAAGCCCTGGCGAACATCGCCGACGCGCTGGGGCACGACGCCGAACGGGACGAGGTCCGCAAGCGGGGACGGGCGGTCGCCGCCGCCATCGAGGACCGCCTCTGGTCCGACGAGACGGCGTCCTACCGCAGTCGCCGTACCGACACCGACGGGTTCACCGCCGACATCTCGCCGATGAGCTTCTATCCACTCCTGGCCGGGATCGGCGCGGACGGCCGGGGCAAGCGGATGGTCGACCACTACCTGCGCGACGAGACGTACTTCGGCGGCCGGTGGGCGGTGCCGTCGACGCCGCGCAGCGACGTCGACTCCGCCTCCCGCAGCTACTACTGGCACGGTCGGGTCTGGCCGCCGATGAACTTCCTGGTCTACCTGGGGCTGCGCCGGCTCGGCCTGGCGGACGACCAGCGGTGGCTGGCCGAACGCAGCGGCGAGCTGGCGTTGCAGGAATGGCACGCGCACCGCCACGTGCACGAGAACTACTCGGCGCACACCGGCGAGGGGTGCGACAAGGCCAACAGCGAGCCGTTCCACTCGTGGGGCGCACTGCTCAGTCTGGTCGCGCTCATCGAGAGCGGCGCCGAGCCCTATTTCCGTGTTCCTGAGGAGGAGTATCAGTGAAACTTGCGCACAACCGGGCGGACGTGCTCGTCGTCGGCGGCGGTCTGGGCGGTGTGGCGGCAGCCCTCGCGGTGCTGCGGCGCGGCCGGACGGTGCTGCTGACCGAGGAGACCGACTGGTTGGGCGGTCAGCTCACCACCCAGGCGGTGCCGCCCGACGAGCATCCGTGGATCGAGCGGTTCGGCTGCACGGCGAGCTACCGTGAGCTGCGCGACGGCATCCGCGAGTACCACCGGCGGTGGTATCCGTTGAGCGAGCGGGCGCGGACGGCACGGTTTCTCAACCCGGGCGAGGGCACGGTCAGCCCGCTGTGCCACGAACCGCGGGTGGCGGTCGCCGTGATCGACGCGATGCTCGCGCCCTGGATCGCCACCGGCCGGCTGCGGGTGCTGCTCGGGCACCGGCCGGTCGCGGCGGAGGTCGACGGCGACCAGGTCCGCGCGGTCGTCGTGGAAGACCCGGCGGGCAACCGGGTCGAACTCGGCGCGCCGTACGTGCTCGACGCCACCGAACTCGGCGACCTGCTGCCGTTGACCGGCACCGAGCACGTCACCGGCTTCGAGTCGCAGGCGGAGACCGGCGAGCCGCACGCCCCCGCGCAGGCGCAGCCCGCCAACATGCAGGCGTTCTCCTGGTGCTTCGCGCTGGAGCACCGTGCCGGCGAGAACCACACCATCGACCAGCCCGACGAGTACCACTTCTGGAGTACGTTCCGGCCCGACTTCTGGGGCTCGGAACTGGTGTCCCTGACCGCCCCTGATCCGCGCACGCTGGCGCCGTACACCCGGACGTTCGTCCCCAATCCCGCCGCCGACGGCGAGATCGTGGCCGATCAGAGCGTGAGTGCCGGCGACAGCGACCTCTGGATCTTCCGGCGGATCGTCTCGCGCGGCACCTTCGCCCCCGGCCTGGTCGACAGCGACGTCACCCTGGTCAACTGGCCGATGATCGACTACTTCCTCGGGCCGCTGATCGGGGTCGGCGAGGAGGAGAAGGCCAAGCACCTGGCGTCGTCGCGACAGCTCAGCCTGAGCATGCTCTACTGGCTGCAGACCGAGGCGCCCCGGCCGGACGGCGGCACCGGCTGGCCCGGCCTGCGCCTGCGCGGCGACGTGCTCGGCACCGCCGACGGGTTCGCCAAGGCCCCCTACATCCGGGAGTCGCGGCGGATCCGCGCCGAGTACACAGTCGTCGAGCAGGACCTGTCCCTCGACATCCGGGGCGAGCGGGGATCCGTGGTCTACCCGGACAGCATCGGCGTCGGCGCCTACCGGATCGACCTGCACCCGTCCACCGGCATGGACAACTACATCGACGTGGGCTCGACCCCGTTCCACGTGCCGCTGGGCGCGCTGCTGCCGGTCCGCACGGAGAACCTGCTGGCGGCGTCGAAGAACATCGGCACCACGCACATCACCAACGGCTGCTACCGGATGCACCCCACCGAGTGGAACATCGGCGAGGTCGCCGGAGCGCTCGCGGCACACTGCCAGGCCAACGGCCTGAGCCCCCGGCAGGTCCGCGCCGACGCACGCCGGCTCGAGGACTTCCGCGCGGAACTGGCCGCCGACGGTGTCGAGCTGGGCTGGCCCCGGATAGGCGGATATTGATGACCACGATGGACGGGACCAGCACCGCGACCTCGGCCACACCCGTACTGACCGTGCGGGACCTCGTCGTCGAGGCCCGCCGGCCGGACGGTGCGCCACTGCGCATCCTCGACGGCGTCGGGTTCGACGTGGCGGCCGGGCAGACGCTGGGCGTGGTCGGCGAGTCGGGAAGCGGCAAGACGATGACCGCGACGGCGGTGCTGGGCCTGCTGCCGCCGGGGGTGTCGGTCACCTCCGGCGGGATCCGGTTCGCCGACCGGGAACTGGTCGGCCTGCGCGAGTCGCAGCGCCGGGAGTTGCGCGGCAAGGGCATCGCGATGGTCTTCCAGGACCCGCTGGCGGCGCTGAACCCAGTGCAGCCGGTCGGCCAGCAGATCGGCGAGATTGCCCGCCGGCGCGACGGGCTGTCCCGGGCCGCCGCCGGACGGCTCGCCGTCGACCTCCTCGAACGGGTCGGCGTGCCCGATCCGGCCGGACGGGCGCGGGCCTACCCGCACCAGCTCTCCGGCGGACTGCGCCAGCGCGCGGTGATCGCGATGGCGTTGGCCGGCCAGCCGAGGCTGATCCTCGCCGACGAGCCGACAACCGCGCTGGACGTCTCGGTGCAGGGCCGCATCCTCGCCCTACTGACGAAGATCCAGGCCGAGGACGGCGTATCGGTGCTGCTGATCAGTCACGACCTGCGGGTGATGTCGCACGCCGCGCAGCAGGTTGCGGTGATGTATGCGGGGAAGGTCGTGGAGCGCGGGGCCACCCGCGAAGTGCTCCACAGGCCGCGGCACCCGTACACGGCGGCGCTGGTCCGCTCGGTGCCCGCGGTGCACAGCCGGTCGGCGCCGGTCGCGCCGATCCCCGGGAACCCGCCACGACTGGCGGCGCTACCGACCGGATGCCGGTTCCACCCCCGCTGCCCGCTCGCCGTCGAACGGTGCCGGGTGGAGGAGCCGGTGGCCAGAGAGGTCGGACCCGGCCGGGTCGCGGCCTGCCACCGCGCCGAGGAGGTGCTGCCATGACCGAGCGGAGCGAGGGCATCAGCAAGCTCGGTCCGACACGTCATGGCCGCGACGAGCGAAGCGAGGAACGGGCATGACCGAGCCGCTGCTGTCGGTGCGGGAGGTGTGGACGACGTTCAAGGCCCCGCGCGGCAAGGGTGGCCGGCGCCAGGAGATCCAGGCGGTTGCCGGCGTCGACCTGACCGTCGGCGAGGGCGAGACAGTCGGGCTCGTCGGCGAATCGGGCTCCGGTAAGTCCACGCTGGCCCGAACGATCGTCGGCCTGGAGCGGGCCCGCAGCGGCACGGTGACCTTCGCCGGCACCGACGTCACCACCGGGTGGTCTCGGCGGCTGCGCCGCGATGTCCAGATGGTGTTCCAGGACCCGCGCTCCTCGCTCAACCCCCGGATGACCGTGCGGGACATCGTCGCCGAGGGCTGGCGGGCGCACCCCGGACTGGTCCGGCCCGGCGGCCACGACGCGGAGGTCGCCCACCTGCTCGAGCAGGTGGGCGTCGACCCGACCCTGGCCGGCCGGCGCCCCGCCGAACTCTCCGGCGGGCAGTGCCAGCGGGTCGCCATCGCCCGGGCCCTCGCACTCCGCCCCCGCCTGCTGGTCTGCGACGAAGCCGTCTCGGCGCTTGACGTGTCGGTCCAGGCACAGATCCTCGCCCTGCTCGCCCGCCTGCGCGAGGAGCTGGGCCTGGCGATGCTGTTCATCTCCCACGACCTCGGGGTGGTGCGTCAGCTCTCCGACCGGGTCGCCGTGATGTATCTCGGAAAGATCGTCGAAACCGGGCCGGCCGAGCAGTTGTACACCTCACCCGAGCACCCGTACACCCAGGCGCTACTCGCGTCGGCACTCGAACTCGACCCGGACGCCACCCCACCGACGGCCCTCGCCGCCGAGCCGCTCGAAACCACCCCGTCCCGTTCGGAGGACCGCACCGATGCCGCCCCATCTGCTTGATGGCGTAACCGTTCCCCTGGTCACCCCGCTGGACCCGGACCGGCGACCGGACCCGCCCGCCGCCCGCCCGCTGCTGGACGCGCTGGCCGGTGCCGGCGTCACCACGGTGATGCTGCTGGGCAGCAACGGCGAGGGCCCGTCGGTCCCGGCGACAGCGGTCGGCCGCTACGTCGTCCCGGTCGCCCGGGACTGGCGGGAGCGGGTGGGCCCGGCGGCGCGGGTGCTGGTCGTCGCGTCCGGCGCCGGCACCGCCGAGACCCTCGACCGGGCCCGCGCGGCGCTGCCCGCCGAGCCGGACGCGTTCGTCGTCACCGCCCCCTACTACTTCCGGCACACCGCGACCGAACTGCGCGCCCACTTCGCCGCCGTGGCCGCGCTCGGTGTGCCGACCGTCGCCTACAACATCCCGCGCTACACCGGCAACCCGCTGGACCCGGACCTCGTGGCCGTCCTCGCCGACGAAATCGGCGTGATCGGCATCAAGGACAGCTCCGGCGACGCCGGACACCTCGCGCGGCTCTGCGCGCTGGCCCGGGAACGGCCCGGGTTCGCGGTGAGCCAGGGCGCCGAGACGGCGCTCGTCGACGGACTCCGCCAGGGCGCCGCCGGCATCACGCCGGGCCTCGGCAACCTCGCCCCGGCGCTCTGCGTCAGCCTCGTCGACCGCTGGCGGGCCGGTGACGAGGCCGGTGCCCGCGACCGGCAGGCCCGGCTGGACGCGATCGGTCGCATCCACACCATACGACCGGGGGTGGTCGCGATGAAGACGGCGTTGAGCCTGATCGGCCTCTGCCCACCCACCGCGGGCGCCCCGTTCCTGCCGTACGAACCGGCCGAGGTGGCGGCGCTGCGCGCGGTCCTCGAACCACTGGCCGGCGACCTCGCCGCGCCGCTGATCGGTACCCCCGCGACGGCACCGAGGTAGGGCCTGCGTCACGGTCGCGGTCGGGCAGAGGCGGAGTCCGGGCGGCGATCCGGCAATCCCGGTCGCCGCGCGGGCCGCGCAGGCCGGCAAGTGGCTCGACGCAGGCCCCTGGGGGACCTCGGAACGCGGTCGCTCAGAGGTCCTCGACCAGGAGCCGCTGCGCCAGGGCGAGCAGGCCGGCCCGCCGTACCGGGTCGAGCGGGTCGAGGGGGCGGATGGTTCGGTAGCCGCGCGGCGAGGTCCCGTAGGCCGCCCGGAAGCGGCGGGAGAAGTGGAACGGGTTGATGAACCCGCACGCCTCGGAAATCGCGCCGACGCTGAGGTTGCTGCGCTCCAACAGGATGGCGGCCCGGGCCAGCCGGATCAGTTCGACGGCGCCGACCGGACCGAGGCCGAACCTCTGCCGGAAGATCCGGGCGAGGTGGCCGGGGGACACCCGGGCCGCCGACGCCATCTCGTCGAGCCGCAGCGCCAGGGCCGGCCCGCCGCGCCAGGTCGCGCGGAGGTGGTCGGCCAGCCGGACGAGGTGCTCGGGCAGCGCCGCCTCGGCCGCGTCGGCGACCGGGCCGTTGACGAACAGATCGAGGAGCCAGCCCAGGACCTCCGGCGTACGTGCCGGTGCGCCCTCGACCTCCGTGCCGCCGAGCCAGAGCAGGTAGCGACACAGCGCGGGGAGCGGATCGGCCGCCGAGAGCGGTCGGATCAGCGGCCACCGCGCGGGCGCACCCAGCGACCCGGACTCGTCGAGATAGAACGTGACATACGCGTGGACGCAGGCCTGGTCGAGATCCCAGGCGTAGCGCTCCCGCAGGCCGGGGCGGGAGAGCAGCAACATTCCGGGCGTCAGGATGTGCTCGTGGGCGGCCGAAGGGTCACCGCCGGCCTCGGAGTACTGCCACGAGGCGCGTCC
The nucleotide sequence above comes from Plantactinospora soyae. Encoded proteins:
- a CDS encoding ABC transporter substrate-binding protein translates to MKAFVRSALAAVAVAATLSACTTTSGDTDPEAAGSIVVSGTYPIESIDPHSAEGGASGKDLIGQEIFGRLTRPDPQGKIIADLATEWSADATATSWTFTLRSGVTFSDGSALTTDDVVASFRRMLGGDSPAASNFTGASIESSGPDKVVIKTAKPDAALPSKLVTFFVLPKTVAQKDVAFFKAPVGSGPFTVKSFTPGETIVLAANDKYWGGKPKLETITIRSIPEIAARLTALRTGEVDLVWGVPNDQLADLKADSDLKTEAVATNQVYTMWFNSSIPALKTAAVRNALWKAVDFNTIIKSLYPETGALADAPVAPTVFGYSPQQPKTYDPAAAKAELTSANFDFSKPLRLQFANPEFRPFNQAVVSDLSKIGVKIELLEKEQAVFIKDLIALDWDVNFQMLGTAGFDAASNLGRLYTCAAKRNGYCNPQLDELLAKAGSTGDEGERKTAYAAASKIIWDDAVGMYPMTVRTAYVWNKRLQDFTLDAGGYPDFAKATVSQS
- a CDS encoding MGH1-like glycoside hydrolase domain-containing protein, which codes for MTQGADSYRAAQRRLARGWNTWDTRSLLTQALLPEGLAVTLGLKEYYRGNDLQRVQIGRREPDAEEVTLGPHAVDGGYTAVTVRWRDIEVLVESAHAGADLVVLATPQANQAQPATLTVSVALLWNRPGTVWRVGANVVADLPDRPGPIGVHGTAPQVDDPHVDLTGPYLAMRLDGPVGVSTGTPRELDEIRRLVDLARVPPAARDDADAMHRELVRDAIAWNTIYEPAHDRVVTTVSRLWNVGKRGGYALFCWDNYFNALLAGTFSKDLAYANAVEMTRELTPDGFVPNVAQGTGRRTLDGSQPPVGSMASWQLYLRFGDRWFLEEVFDGLLSWNRWWWRVRRHGDLLCLGSTAFQPEWPSPQDIPRIDQHFGATCESGCDDHPIFADIPYDRSVGLMLAHDVSLNSEYAMDCEALANIADALGHDAERDEVRKRGRAVAAAIEDRLWSDETASYRSRRTDTDGFTADISPMSFYPLLAGIGADGRGKRMVDHYLRDETYFGGRWAVPSTPRSDVDSASRSYYWHGRVWPPMNFLVYLGLRRLGLADDQRWLAERSGELALQEWHAHRHVHENYSAHTGEGCDKANSEPFHSWGALLSLVALIESGAEPYFRVPEEEYQ
- a CDS encoding helix-turn-helix transcriptional regulator, which codes for MTSPPVRVRIRNGPAVAHYPPGATLGPRVLPCFEFVWMLAGRASWQYSEAGGDPSAAHEHILTPGMLLLSRPGLRERYAWDLDQACVHAYVTFYLDESGSLGAPARWPLIRPLSAADPLPALCRYLLWLGGTEVEGAPARTPEVLGWLLDLFVNGPVADAAEAALPEHLVRLADHLRATWRGGPALALRLDEMASAARVSPGHLARIFRQRFGLGPVGAVELIRLARAAILLERSNLSVGAISEACGFINPFHFSRRFRAAYGTSPRGYRTIRPLDPLDPVRRAGLLALAQRLLVEDL
- a CDS encoding dihydrodipicolinate synthase family protein, whose translation is MPPHLLDGVTVPLVTPLDPDRRPDPPAARPLLDALAGAGVTTVMLLGSNGEGPSVPATAVGRYVVPVARDWRERVGPAARVLVVASGAGTAETLDRARAALPAEPDAFVVTAPYYFRHTATELRAHFAAVAALGVPTVAYNIPRYTGNPLDPDLVAVLADEIGVIGIKDSSGDAGHLARLCALARERPGFAVSQGAETALVDGLRQGAAGITPGLGNLAPALCVSLVDRWRAGDEAGARDRQARLDAIGRIHTIRPGVVAMKTALSLIGLCPPTAGAPFLPYEPAEVAALRAVLEPLAGDLAAPLIGTPATAPR
- a CDS encoding ABC transporter permease, with product MNAPPVSAAAETATVAPARRRRGRVRRGGVWIPLSIVLVYVLVALVAPVLIGYDHVATSVVDRLLPPGASTSSGTTAWLGTDGLGRDIAAQIVYGARTSLLVATVAVTLSAVVGMIVGAVAGLIGGWLDVVLSRLIDVLLTFPGVLLAIVIAGLFSRGLLTVVIALSVTAWTPFARVARNVTLSVKEREWVSAARLMGIRRPAMLVRHILPFVVPPMVAMATVEFALVVLAEAGLSFLGIGLPASVPSWGQTVANGKEYLDTAWWISASPGIALFVLVVSVGLLGDQLSARLGRTGRSTTS
- a CDS encoding ATP-binding cassette domain-containing protein; the encoded protein is MTEPLLSVREVWTTFKAPRGKGGRRQEIQAVAGVDLTVGEGETVGLVGESGSGKSTLARTIVGLERARSGTVTFAGTDVTTGWSRRLRRDVQMVFQDPRSSLNPRMTVRDIVAEGWRAHPGLVRPGGHDAEVAHLLEQVGVDPTLAGRRPAELSGGQCQRVAIARALALRPRLLVCDEAVSALDVSVQAQILALLARLREELGLAMLFISHDLGVVRQLSDRVAVMYLGKIVETGPAEQLYTSPEHPYTQALLASALELDPDATPPTALAAEPLETTPSRSEDRTDAAPSA
- a CDS encoding ABC transporter ATP-binding protein, translating into MTTMDGTSTATSATPVLTVRDLVVEARRPDGAPLRILDGVGFDVAAGQTLGVVGESGSGKTMTATAVLGLLPPGVSVTSGGIRFADRELVGLRESQRRELRGKGIAMVFQDPLAALNPVQPVGQQIGEIARRRDGLSRAAAGRLAVDLLERVGVPDPAGRARAYPHQLSGGLRQRAVIAMALAGQPRLILADEPTTALDVSVQGRILALLTKIQAEDGVSVLLISHDLRVMSHAAQQVAVMYAGKVVERGATREVLHRPRHPYTAALVRSVPAVHSRSAPVAPIPGNPPRLAALPTGCRFHPRCPLAVERCRVEEPVAREVGPGRVAACHRAEEVLP
- a CDS encoding FAD-dependent oxidoreductase, translating into MKLAHNRADVLVVGGGLGGVAAALAVLRRGRTVLLTEETDWLGGQLTTQAVPPDEHPWIERFGCTASYRELRDGIREYHRRWYPLSERARTARFLNPGEGTVSPLCHEPRVAVAVIDAMLAPWIATGRLRVLLGHRPVAAEVDGDQVRAVVVEDPAGNRVELGAPYVLDATELGDLLPLTGTEHVTGFESQAETGEPHAPAQAQPANMQAFSWCFALEHRAGENHTIDQPDEYHFWSTFRPDFWGSELVSLTAPDPRTLAPYTRTFVPNPAADGEIVADQSVSAGDSDLWIFRRIVSRGTFAPGLVDSDVTLVNWPMIDYFLGPLIGVGEEEKAKHLASSRQLSLSMLYWLQTEAPRPDGGTGWPGLRLRGDVLGTADGFAKAPYIRESRRIRAEYTVVEQDLSLDIRGERGSVVYPDSIGVGAYRIDLHPSTGMDNYIDVGSTPFHVPLGALLPVRTENLLAASKNIGTTHITNGCYRMHPTEWNIGEVAGALAAHCQANGLSPRQVRADARRLEDFRAELAADGVELGWPRIGGY